The Quercus robur chromosome 3, dhQueRobu3.1, whole genome shotgun sequence DNA segment TATTTTgcacacatgtttcttattattGTATTTTGATACAACTGATGTGGTATTATTTGGTACTAAataatttttcctctctcttttaattTGATAGTGGAGAGAAGGGGGAGTTGAACATGAACATCTCTATTAGAAATACCAATATATAACAATCAATTCAACTATAAAACTCTTGgccaaaaattgttttttaaacaTTACTATTATGACCTTTAAATTTGGATGAATTTGttactttctttgtttaaattttttatttttgtctttaaatttACTTCCTTTTGGACTTTTAAACTTAACATTTTTATGAAATCGGTATTCTATTCATTATTGTTTACCGTGTTTGTTTTGATGTTAAATATTATAGGCCTCCGAGGTtgattaaaaaaccaaaaagaagagGTTGTGATTCTATTTGTGGTTTCTAGGATGAGTATGCAGCAAAGGTATTTTATTTAGGAATGTTCATGCCCTGATTTAGCTCGACAGAATTGTCCGACATTGCACTGCTTGAACTGTGCAACAAGGCTATGCACAATAAAGCTACAagcacaataatttcacaataaaattaaGTGGCTAACTATAatggcttgtttggaagtttagagagggaggagagtagaggggaggagaggggaggagagtagtggaGAGGAGAGCAGAGGGGAATGGTTcccctccaccttgtttggatgtttttaaaattagtaagggggaatggagtaattagcccttctccttgtttggattttttaaaaattaggatggaaagGAGaggaaataattaaaatagacaaatttacccctatttgaaaatgaacttacaacattggtctattattaatttagaaagggcAAATTAGGAAATTTAcctagtcaataatttatctactttaCTCTCCATCCAAATATCTCCAATTtaggggaattaaaaatgaggggttagaggtggttgaaaccccttcaaacccctccaaactcctcctattcctttcttaaaaaacttccaaacaaaataattgaattactctccctctactctactccccttccttttttaaacttccaaacaggccataaatgGTAGgtaaaaagtgatgttaataaTGGACTTAAATGATAACCAACATTAGTTTGGCACCTAGGCCTTATTGTGAAAATGGTGTATGCATAGCACTACTCTTCTTTAAAAACCAAATAAGTAATGCTCACAAACACAcaattttcacaatagttgaCTCAACAAAGTTTTACTGCTTCTAATTTAGTCCTActactaacatcatttttttacctaAAAATAACTTGCCACCTaaacaattgcaaatttttatgTCTCTAGACTTATTGAATCCAAATTATGTCCTTTAATTTTGattaaagtatatttttttggatcttaaagtttaaaactattttcattttaGCACATTATGTTTCAAATAATTTTGGGTGTTCATGTTGATTTTGTTGTCCATTTTCATTAttaatttgattgttaaatatctTTCATATTTAATATTCATGAAATACTAGCTCtaaaatgttgtaaatgtagAATTTTCATTGTTGAAAGCAGATAGCCATATTATGAATGGTTAAATTACTAATGAAAATGGACAAGAAGGTTGATTCAAAAGACTATATCAAACATGAAGTgccaaatgaaaataaaaacagtcCCAAACtttaagaattaaaagaacACTTTGGTAATTAGTCTTCAAATTTAGatgaattttgttatttttgtagtttaaaatttaattttttatttaatttttattcttaaacaTTTCTATCAAATTAGCTTCCATTCATCattgtttataaaattatcGTTTAAGTTCAATAAAACGACATGGTATCACACATGTGAATAGCATTAGTTTTATAAACACAATGACAATAggcaaaagttaaaaataaactttatggacacattaaaaaaaacacacacacactcacacactcAAGGAAGAGGGGATTAAGGTTTAGCACAAAACGAACCACAACTTCACTATAATTCACcaagactttttcttttttaaatggtataatttggattttgtttatttaaatttagtggggtttgggttttgatggGCTTATAACACATTTGCATATGAATAGATTAAAGCAGAGTTGGGCTTTATGGAAAAAGCGCTTCAGGCCATTGAACCTTCGTGGGCCAAAGTTGTTCCATTCCTTAAACTTGGTCGTGTGGCACTGCCAAGAGAGTAGAGACTGAGCTACGAtcggaagagagagagagaatggcgTGGAGGGGACAACTATCTCGGAATCTGAAGGAGCTTCGGATCCTACTATGTCAAACCTCTCCAGCAAGCTCATCCACTAGGTTCTTCATttcttcccttttattttttcaaataaagatTTATATTATAGCATTAAAAGCAAAGTCTAATCCATTCTAGAAATTTGGATTGTAAAAAGAGCATTCGTGGAGAAGAACTACAAGGAGCTGAAGACACTGAACCCCAAACTCCCAATCTTGATCCGCGAAAGCCGTGGGATCGAGCCCCAGTTATGGGCTAGATATGGTATCTTTCTTTGCTCTCTCATTTCTTTTCATATCTTGACGATTTTTGAGATTTTCATGTCTCCTTTCTtgtgtgttatttttttatcagACTAAttagaattataaaaatttcaatCTTGGATATGTATAAAGTGTTATCTAATCCAATGGTCAGGACTCGGATTGCCACATTTtccacaaaaaaattttaaatccccCCACAtttatctcatatatatatatatatatatattcaattcaatagttacaacggtggaggggggatttgaacctagATGTCCCAATTGGAAAAACGAGGAGATGaaagttgagctacaaggctttTGGCAATATTCATAAATTTATGTTATTCCGTATTAGTATGCTTTAATGTTCCTTCACATATCAAAGGAATGTACTCTTTAACCCACTTTTATCAAAGGATAGGGCAATGTTCATTTGCAGCTGCTCCCCATTGGGATTATAGTCACTGACATAGTGACATTGCATTTAATACCTTTACAGGGTTAtgggattttctttttccccttctGTTTATGTTTGCCACTTCTTTTAAGGATATTACACAAAAAGGTCCAAAGTTTATACCCTGTTTCATATTAAGTCATaggtttaaaattttgtcaatttaagTCCCAAACTTATGagattttttcaatttgaagcCTCTTCCTTCTCTGTTACTTGTTTCTATTATTGTGAGCAGCACAAACAGAGGAAAACAGGAAACCATTCAGAAAACTTTGTGTTTCAACTAGGTAACTAACCTtgatttttttggcatagaataTTCATTTCACATACTCTAAGCGAAACTCTCTCTCTACCATCTCTGTTCAATGGCTGTCAACTTGATTTATGAACAAGCTCCTGGAGAAACACAAAGTTTAATCAATGGTTTCCTGCCCTTCTTTGCTCTGCTATCATAACGGAATGGATTGAGGCTTCAAATTGAAATGATTTCATTAATTTGGGACCTAATATGAATAAAGTACAAACTCTGGGcttttttatgtaatttccCTTTTTTACTTTCTTCCCCTTGTTATTTGTCGGATGACCAAAGAATGGTAGAGAATTGGATGTAAATTTATTTATCTTACTCAATACTTGATATATTAATctccattgatttttttaagtaattctGTTTAAtgtgttcattttatttttaacgcGTTCAGTGATTCCATATGATatgtttttgataagtaataagtttattgatatcaaaaagggaaacaccctagtacacagggagtgtacaaggggtcaaacagtcaagaacaaaaattacaagaatttaggaaatcaagaaaagataaaaatgattgGTTCCGCAAAGCAGCCAACCAATCcattaaagttctaaagaaaaatagcttCAAGTTTGATATGGATCTCTCCTTATCTTCAAAGAACCTACTATTTttctccctccaaagacaccacaaatAAGCAATGGGGAACAATCAACGATATATACCCATTTTGAAGACGACCAAATCTGTCTTATCAACATGCTAGAAGCCCCACTACAGATTGCGGCATAACCCAGCTCACTCCAAACAAACCGAACACCATAGCCCACAGATCCATTGCAACCagacaatgaagaaaaagatgatcaaccgattcaccattacacttgcacatgtagcaccaatccaatATCCAAACCTTCCTTTTTCGTAAATTGTCAATCGTTAAGCACTTCCCTAAAgcagcagtccaaacaaagaaagttaCTCGAGAAGGAATCTTCTgtttccaaatacttttccaaggaaagCAATAGTCATTAGAGCCCACTAAGAGACTATAATAATCCTTAACCGAAGCACATCTTATCCTCACCAAACCCTTTCACCGAAGCACCATATATGGTATCCATGAAATTGGCCCGTGCCTCTAATTCCTgagcatgcacacccctaaagaAACTTACATCCCAAAACGGGACGCCATTATCAAACTTCATAAGCTCAGCCACACTAACCTCCTTGTCTCggcaaaatctaaacaattcaAGATAGCTGACTGCAAGAGATGTCTCATCACACCAACAGTCTTGCCAAAATTTCACCCTAGACCCATCCCCAATATCATATAGAATGTGGCGAGAAAAAGAAGGCTATCCCCGACTAAAATTTTTCCACAAGCCAACACCATATGGACCATTAACAGGCCTAGTACACTAGCCACCCCATTCATAGCCATATTTCACCTCTATCACTTGCCTCCAAAGAGCAGCCCTCTCCATCCCAAATCTCCATAGCCACTTCCCAAGCgaagtttcattaaaaaatcttACCTTCCTTATCCCCAAGCCACCCGAAGCAATTGGAGTGCAGACAGTAGCGCATTTAACAAAATGGAATTTTGGTTCATCTCCAATGCCACCCCATAAGAAATTCCTTTGAAGTTTCTCAATTCGGTTAGCCATAGCTGTAAGAATAggaaataaagatagaaaataagtGGGTAAATTAGATagagtgcttttaattaaagggactctacctcccttggatAAGTACACACGTTTCCATCTTGCTAATCTCCGTTCTATCTTCTCCAGAATTGGATTCCATATTGTCTTATCCTTGAATTTTCCTCCCAAAGGAAGACCCAAATACTTCATTGGAAGAGTAGCTTGTTTACAGCCAAGTACATTCAACAATAACTCCAAATTATGCACCCTACCAACAAGAACCAACTTTGACTTGCCCAAATTTATCTTTAGACTAGAGATTGCCTCAAACCGAATGAGGATCATACGGAGAAACAAAACCTGATCCAGATcaacatcacaaaaaattaaagtgtCGTCTGCAAAGAGAAGACGAGACACCGCCAAAGATCTTCCCTCTAAATGACCAACACCAAAGCCTGACATGTGACCATCATGGACAACTTTATCCAATATTCTCCCATGGGCTTCTATAATCAGGACAAATAGCAAAGGAGAAAATGGTTCACCTTGTCTTAACCCCCTAGAACTTTCAAAAAACCCACAAGGAGAGCCATTTATCAGAATAGAGAAGCAAACTGTAGatatacaaaagaaaatccacTGCCGCCATTTAGCAGAGAACCCACCCCGTTCTAGTAATTGCATAAGAAATTCCTAGTGTACATGATCAAAGGCCTTCTCAACATCTAATTTGCAAAGTAGTCCTGGCAAATCAGTTTTCAATCTACTGTCAAGGCATTCATTGGCAATAAGTACAAGGTCAAGAATCTGCCTATTTCTCACAAAAGCATTCTGTGAAGCTGAAATTATATCTTCCATGACTGTGCAAAGTCTGGTGGCTAAGACCTTAGCAATGATTTTATAAACCCCCCCAACAAGACTAATGGGGCGAAAATCCCCGACTTCAATTGCTGCATTCTTTTTAGGGATGAGAGTGATGAATGTTGCATTCAAACTCTTCTCAAACTgacctttagcaaaaaaaaatgatgaaaaacagCCATAAAATCAGGTTTGAGAATCCCCCAGCAAGCTTGGAAGAAAGCCATTGGAAACCCGTCTGGTCCTGGCGGTTTATCACCATTAATATTCTGTATGACCTCAAAAATTTTTGCCTCCTCAAAGGGTCTATCTAGCCAATTTGCTTTATCACCAGATATCCTTGGAAAAACCAAGACTTCTGGAAATGGTTGATCAACATTTTGCTCAGAgtataaattcataaaaattcataaagaaTTGAGTAATACAATTAGCAATCATACCTTGATCGGAAGACAAGATTCCATCAACCATAAGGCTCTCAATACCGTCATTTCTTCTATTGGAATTAGCCATTCTatggaaaaaaattagtatttgCATCCCTTTCCCTCAAATGTAGCACCCTAGACTTTTGCCTCCAACTAATCTCTTTTAAAAGAGCGAGCTTTTCAATATTGGTATGGATGCTTGTTCAAACTTTTCCTCAGCTGTTAAAGGATGAGTCTCCTCTCTAACATCCAAATCACTCAATTTGTTTTAGagtttttgtttcttaaaagtGACATTGCCAAACTCCGCTTCGTTCCACTTTTTTAGATCCAACTTTAAAGCTGCCAACTTCTTAGCTAGTATAAAACTAGGATTACCTTGGAACAAATAAGATGCCTACCAAACCTTCACTTTACCAACAAAATTCTCCACCCtcaaccacatattttcaaaacgaAAAGGAGTTCTGTCTCTCCGATGACTCCCCCCCTCCAACAGAATTGGGAAATGGTCTGAAAGTACTCTGGATAGCCTTTTTTGGGAAAAAGGAATGAAGTGATCTGCCAAGAgcagagagaaaagaaaccGATCTATTCTAGAAACGGAGGAAGTATTGGACCATGTATAAAGGCCCTCTTCCATAGGTATATCTATCAGCCCATGGAGAGAGATAAAATCAGAAAATCCATACATAGCCCGAGTATAACTTGCAGCCCCTAATCTTTCCGGTGGAAGTGGATTATATTGAAGTCACCTCCTAGACACCATGGTAAATCCCACCAACTAATCAGCCTTGTTAGCTCCTCCCACATTTTCTTATGCCTCTTGTTCAAGTTTGGCACATATAAACCTGTAAAAGCCCACTCAAATTGATCACCaacatttttaaatttgcatgaaacaaaaaaattgccCCACTGCTACCTCCACTTTTTCCACCACCCTTCGATCCCACATCAGAATGATACCTCCAGAAGCACCTTCAGAACCCAGGTACAGCCAATCTATATATGGACAACTCCATATACCTCGAACAGTTTCTCTAGTAATCCATTCGAGTTTATTCTCTTGCAAACATACAATATCAGGTCTCTAGGTACGCAACAAATTACGAATCTGAAGCCTCTTCTCAACCACATTCAATCCTCTGACATTCCAGGAAAGTATCTTCAGATTCATTTAGAAACAAATAGAGCCTACTCCTTATTAATACCACTACGCCTAGTTGAAGTAGAACCATAATTAATCGAATTGAATAGACCCTTCAACTCTCTTATACCTTTCACTCCTGAACACTTTGAGTCACGTGCTTTTTTTTCCAAGGCAGCCCTATGGCGTAATTCAACCTCAACAGCTAACAAAAAATTGGTGGCTTGATTTTCCAAACCTTTTAAGGACGTGCCTAGGAAGTTATCAAACCCGTTGAATCTACTTTGGAACCACTCAGAGTAAGATTCTTTCCTCACTAGACTCTCCACACCCACAACTTCCTTTCCTTCCATGGCCAAGGGTAGAGAAAAGGCCAGTGGTTCCACTGCTAGAGGTGACAAAACCCCTTCATTAGGTAGCTTAGCAGCCTCCGAATAGTTGTCCGAAACCCAATCCTCCACAAGTACTTCATCCCCATCAAACTGAGTTGATGACACCTCCAAAGAGTCTAAAGACTTCAGTGGAACCAAGGCCAACTGATTTTGCTCTTCCAAAACCTCTATGACTTCACTCGGTGGCAGAGAAATCTGAATCAGAATCGCCACTCTCCTTCCATCTCACAATTCAAGCACCCACTGCTCTGAATTCCCCCATTTCTTGATAACATTGTCGGAATGTTCCTGAAGTATCAATTGGATGTCTCGCTGCAAGTTATCTTCACCATCGGAGGTGGTTGCTGACTCATCGGCCTCATCAGAGCCAAGAGTCTTAGTATTGGCCCCGTTGGAGCCAAGAAACTCCATATTGACATCATCGGAGAGCTTCATCGACTAGGCTAGCATCAAAGAGCTACAAAGATCAGCTTGAGGAAGCTTCGGCTCGGCAACCACTGCATCGCAACTTTTAGTACCTTGCTCAGAACTCGTCGAGACCAAAGGCAAAGAGATCCCTGGGTTTTGGGTCTCGCCagatggaaaagaaaaagggtgggtttgttttggtttgggCCGCTAGACTAACATGGGCTTGGGGATAGATGTGTGGAGTTTGGGCTTTGGTTTGAAGGGAGCTGTAGGCTTAATAatgtttttcaaacttttttcctTGGGCTTTACAATTCTGCCCACTTCCTGGACTTTGGACCACTTAACTTCCCACCCACCATCCAGCCCACGATCCAATCTCATGTAGCGTTAACTGAGATTCAGTGCCACTGCCAATGATATCTTTAATCTCAAACATAAATTTATCCTCAGACATCGCTTTTTCCTTCCCAGCATTCAAATCGCGAGTATCATGTCTAAGATTGCCTAGTTtgatttgtttgaattttgaaaatttggcaTTAATTGCTTTCCTTTCTTGCTGCCACCACCATCTCTCCGATCACCCTCCGCCATTGCCAACAGTGAAGATTTGGACTTCTCCACTGTTGGTTTCAGGACAGATTGTGGCTGTTTGATGGCTAGCGTCTCAGGAGCAATGGCTTTCTGTAGATGAAATTCAAACCCTCTCCACCCACTACCCAATTTAACTTCTGGCACCATGATAAAGCCTTTCCGACAGCCATGGATAAGTTCCGAGATCATAAAAAAACTGCCATTTGCATTGGAACCTAGTTGCAGAATAAATATTTATCACTTCTATGAAGGTTCGTGCAAAATTACCAGTAGTTACATTGGACATGAGATACTCCACAATAGCTAGCAAACGCTTTGCAGTCTCTTTGCCCATGAAAACTGATCGGAGAGACTCCCGATTTCTCTCAAAAATGCGTAACATATAATAAGTATCTCCCTCCTCAACAGAGAATTCAAAAGTCTTGGACTTGACGAGAAAGAAAATGGAACCTCCCATAACAACAGAGTAAAAACCACAAATTTTGTGACTAATCCGAGGTAGCCAGgcctctcacacacacacaataggTCAAATTAATGGAAATGGTTATGTTTAGGAAGAAAACATCAATAGGTTGCTTGTGCCCccctttttttgataagaaactTGATTAATGAAAGAGGGtttccaaaagtaaatgcaacaatgaaggaaaaagaaggatGGATGATTGATAGCTATTTGACCTACTATGTGGTTACATGGTTGAAGTTCATATTTTGACTGATTTTAGTTGGTCCGTTAATTTGGTCAGGAACATCAGTACATGTAATATGTGGCAACTGTTAAGTAGAAGATTATCAATGTTTGACATTGAATAGGCTATCTTCTCTTCCTAAAAGATGCAAAACTGTTTACCATACAAGCTTCCTACAAGATGTACATAAATAACACATGGAGATATGGTTTGAGCTTATTAATATGTGAAGAGAGTAACTTACTACTTACTAGTGTGGCTAATTTGCAATTGTGATACTATTGATGGAAACCTGATCTTGCATCTACGTTTATTGACATTCATCTATATAACATTTCCACTCCCATCAGTTGTTACTTGATAAGACACGTATGTTCAGTATCCTCCATCGGTCTTGTGGCCCTGTGCTTTGAACTTGAATTCTATGCATTGGTTTCTTCTATTTACCTTGTGTTTATCATACAGACATGGGTGTCGAGAGGAGTGTTCGTTTGGAAGGCTTGTCTGAGGCACAGATTTTGAAGGCACTTGAAGACCTAGGAAAAGTAGGGGCATCTCTTAAAGCCTGATAGGTCTGCTATTGGACCATTTGCAATCCAATAAATTATCACAATGGGAAAATCTTCCCAGAGACCTTTTTTGTTCAATCATTCCATTGTgtcttttctttaaaatattaatttcagtACTATGTATCTTTGTTTTGTAGTTTGATGAGTTCATGTATTAGCACCTTCCATTTACACCAATATACCTCATGGCCAATGTTTGGCTGCAAACAGTGAGTTCATTTCAGAATTGGACCTCTGCTTTGGTATTGTTTTTTACCTGTTTGTGGTTAAAGGTGATTACCTAGCAAACTGGTAAATTATAAACCCTAACTCCAATGTGCAATCTTGAGGGTTTTTAAATGCCTGTCTTATATTGTCATTAAAAAGATGGATATAAAATTTCCCTGGGGGAAAAACTTAAAAAGGGTACAATTGATTGCGTTCATTTCTCATAAAGTAGTACTGTGGAAGTCATTGGTTATagaaatgtaaaaagaaaagaggaaaactAGCAAAGGGTTATGTGTTTATTTTAAAAGCCAAAATGGCAAAATATCCCTTTCATCCAAAAGTTCCAGTAAAATGCCCAtgttttaaaactatttagggatatgctcatttttttaaacttaattttaaaaaaatcgagtttcaatgaaaaactcgattcACCCAAAATCGAGTAGCTTGCAAAAGCttacatggaactcaagttccatgtaagtttttgcctataactcgattttaggagaatcgagtttttcattgaaactctatttttagaaaattgagtttaaaacAGAAGTATATCTGTAAATAGTTTTAGAACATGAGcattttgctacttgttttggGTGAAACGGGTATTTTGCCATTTTAGCTTTACtctaaatatttcaaatgacTTTTAAGACCAATTTAGTGTCTACAATCTTAAGATTCAATTTAGAGTGATCTGATACGGTTGAGTACAGTTAAATACAATATAAGAACAATTGAGTTTGTCTATGGAGGCCATGAATTGGGTTGGAAAGACCTAGGCTCTAAACAAAATAGTTATTGAACCCAGTTACTTTGGTGTCCAGAAGGGGACAAGTAGAATTGGTTAGGATTACAGTCTCTCCGCTGCACTAACATAGCCTCACTCTCCTGCATTTTCTGTGGAACTCAAGACTGCATTGCTGGGCAAGAACAAACTAATGTGTTCAGCCTTATGGAGCCTTTCTCCTCCAATGACGAGCTTACAGTCTCTATCTGAATGCCTCTTTCCCTGTCAATGAGATTATGCCAGTAGGCAGGGGAGGAGGTCAAGCTAATGAATGAGGGCCTCCGTGACCAAGTGGCATCCTCCCAGAGGAGATACTGCTTTCCCtcacacatatttttttttctcttatacaTGTATGACGGAAATTTGTTGGGGAGTGTACATTGGCTCCTTTATTCTTTGCTCCCAAAGAATGGCTGTACTTCCTCTGACTTCATGGAATGTGACGTGTGGTTAAATCGTCGAGAATGAC contains these protein-coding regions:
- the LOC126718020 gene encoding NADH dehydrogenase [ubiquinone] 1 alpha subcomplex subunit 2, with product MAWRGQLSRNLKELRILLCQTSPASSSTRAFVEKNYKELKTLNPKLPILIRESRGIEPQLWARYDMGVERSVRLEGLSEAQILKALEDLGKVGASLKA